A single genomic interval of Cellvibrio sp. PSBB023 harbors:
- a CDS encoding amylosucrase → MNPSSESKRCLTRILHAIDLSSLSKTDHKLLLSRLDQHFPALFDLLLQVYDKHYDLHYHLQQLVKTLASQFAQRNARLKKKDKQRLADPLWHKSEQMLGMACYVDLIAGDLNGVREKIPYFTELGLTYLHLMPLYKSPEGDSDGGYAVSDYRCVNPVLGTTKDLQMLAQALNEAGISLVLDFVFNHTADDHAWAKAARAGDEKYQDYYLMFDDRQLPDQYDATLREIFPSVRRGSFSYLPDIQKWVWTTFNNFQWDLNYGNPAVFRAIVDEMLFLANLGCDSLRLDALAFIWKDLGTMCENRPKAHALIKAFNCCLQIVAPAVVFKSEAIVHPDEVVKYIAPNECQLSYNPLLMALLWNSLATQKTRLITQSLSHRFAINPQCTWVNYVRCHDDIGWTFDDGDAAHLGINGYNHRLFLNQFYTGRFENSFAVGLGFQENPENGDCRVCGSLASLAGLQQALERNSPSLIELAIKRMLLLNSVILSIGGIPLLYAGDELAMLNDYSFQTDPHKLHDARWVNRPRIDAQAIALAHQPGTPQYQVNVGLRKMIATRKKYPVFGAASTQVLRTGSDHCFAYLRQTDNGERLLVLCNFSDSERELSADILHHLLPAREVTDLIEHQSVMLDFSNLLRLTAYQVLWLYLPIAVN, encoded by the coding sequence CCATCGATTTATCCTCGCTTTCAAAAACCGATCACAAGCTGTTGTTGTCCCGACTGGATCAACACTTTCCGGCACTGTTTGATTTGCTCTTGCAGGTGTACGACAAACACTACGACTTGCATTATCACCTGCAACAATTGGTGAAAACCCTCGCCAGTCAATTTGCCCAGCGCAATGCGCGCCTGAAAAAGAAAGACAAACAGCGCCTTGCTGATCCGCTCTGGCACAAATCGGAGCAGATGCTGGGTATGGCCTGTTATGTGGATTTAATCGCTGGCGATTTAAACGGTGTGCGTGAAAAAATTCCCTATTTCACGGAATTGGGGCTGACCTATTTACATTTAATGCCGCTCTATAAATCTCCAGAAGGGGATAGTGACGGTGGATATGCGGTATCGGATTATCGCTGCGTCAACCCGGTATTGGGCACAACAAAAGATTTGCAAATGTTGGCACAAGCTTTAAACGAAGCGGGCATTAGCCTGGTGTTGGACTTTGTGTTTAATCACACGGCTGACGATCACGCCTGGGCCAAGGCAGCCCGTGCGGGCGATGAGAAATATCAGGATTATTATTTAATGTTTGATGACCGGCAGCTTCCGGATCAATACGATGCAACCCTGCGTGAAATTTTCCCCAGTGTACGGCGCGGCAGTTTCAGTTATTTGCCAGACATTCAAAAATGGGTGTGGACAACCTTTAATAATTTCCAATGGGATTTAAATTACGGCAACCCCGCGGTATTTCGCGCAATTGTGGATGAAATGTTATTTCTCGCCAATCTGGGGTGCGATTCATTGCGGCTGGATGCATTGGCCTTTATTTGGAAAGACCTGGGCACTATGTGTGAAAATCGCCCCAAGGCCCATGCATTAATAAAAGCCTTTAATTGCTGCTTGCAAATCGTGGCACCGGCAGTGGTGTTTAAATCCGAAGCGATTGTGCATCCGGATGAAGTGGTGAAATACATCGCGCCCAACGAATGCCAACTCTCTTATAACCCCTTATTAATGGCGCTGTTGTGGAATAGCCTTGCCACGCAAAAAACGCGGTTGATTACCCAAAGTTTAAGCCACCGGTTTGCGATTAATCCGCAGTGTACTTGGGTGAATTATGTGCGCTGTCACGATGATATAGGTTGGACATTTGACGATGGCGACGCGGCGCATTTAGGTATTAATGGCTACAACCATCGGCTGTTTTTAAATCAGTTTTACACAGGCCGGTTTGAAAATTCATTTGCCGTTGGGTTGGGCTTCCAGGAGAACCCGGAAAATGGCGATTGCCGTGTGTGTGGTTCGCTCGCATCCCTCGCCGGGTTGCAACAAGCATTGGAGCGAAACTCGCCATCACTGATTGAATTGGCAATCAAACGCATGTTGTTATTGAACAGTGTGATATTAAGCATTGGCGGCATACCGCTGTTATACGCGGGCGATGAACTGGCCATGCTGAACGATTACAGTTTCCAAACCGATCCGCACAAATTGCACGATGCACGCTGGGTAAATCGTCCACGTATTGACGCACAAGCCATCGCATTGGCACATCAGCCTGGAACACCGCAATACCAGGTGAATGTAGGGCTGCGCAAAATGATTGCAACGCGAAAAAAATACCCGGTATTTGGTGCAGCGAGCACACAGGTTCTGCGTACAGGCAGCGACCATTGTTTTGCCTATTTGAGGCAAACGGATAACGGTGAGCGATTATTGGTACTGTGTAATTTCAGTGATAGCGAGCGCGAACTCAGCGCAGACATTTTGCATCACCTGCTGCCTGCGCGCGAAGTGACTGACCTGATTGAGCACCAGTCAGTTATGTTGGATTTCAGCAACCTCCTCCGGCTAACAGCCTATCAGGTGCTGTGGTTATATTTGCCAATAGCAGTGAACTAG
- a CDS encoding helix-turn-helix domain-containing protein: protein MARTLEQILANEKPEVVAQAREQADAMLLNIHLAELRELVDKTQMEIAAALGVKQPTIAEMEKVGRDIKLSSLKRYVEATGGKLRLDIELPNGTHWGFSV, encoded by the coding sequence GTGGCCAGAACATTAGAACAGATACTTGCAAACGAAAAACCAGAGGTCGTGGCCCAAGCTCGTGAGCAAGCAGATGCAATGCTGCTTAATATCCATTTAGCGGAGTTACGTGAACTCGTAGACAAAACGCAAATGGAAATTGCTGCGGCGCTTGGCGTTAAGCAGCCCACGATTGCAGAAATGGAGAAGGTCGGTAGAGATATAAAACTTTCTTCCTTGAAGCGCTATGTAGAAGCAACGGGTGGAAAGTTACGCCTGGATATTGAATTACCAAATGGGACTCATTGGGGATTCAGTGTGTAA
- a CDS encoding type II toxin-antitoxin system RelE/ParE family toxin yields MWEIETTDTFDKWFDELEDSDRASVIASLLLLKEKGPQLARPYADTVKGSVHGNMKELRVQSNGEPIRAFFAFDPLRRGILLCAGCKTGDEKRFYKIMIPIADREFTAHLKTLETR; encoded by the coding sequence ATGTGGGAAATAGAGACGACCGATACCTTTGATAAGTGGTTTGATGAATTGGAGGATAGCGACAGGGCCAGCGTAATCGCCTCACTGTTGCTACTGAAGGAAAAAGGGCCGCAACTCGCAAGGCCCTACGCAGACACAGTAAAGGGCTCAGTTCACGGCAACATGAAGGAACTACGAGTGCAGAGTAACGGAGAGCCTATTCGGGCCTTCTTTGCATTCGACCCGTTGCGCCGAGGAATTCTACTCTGTGCGGGTTGTAAAACTGGCGATGAAAAACGGTTTTATAAAATCATGATCCCAATAGCAGACAGAGAATTTACCGCTCATTTAAAGACATTGGAAACGAGGTGA
- a CDS encoding arabinan endo-1,5-alpha-L-arabinosidase, with protein MVNSPLPHRFQQLCSHLFGKLALLLGSLLIASQSYSKQVDVHDPVMAREGNTWYLFSTGPGITIYSSSDKVNWRYSDRAFAAEPDWAKSVAPEFNGHLWAPDIIQHNGLFYLYYSVSAFGKNTSAIGVTVNKTLNPKSPDYRWEDKGIVIQSVPNRDNWNAIDAAVIFDEQGQPWMSFGSFWGGLKIVKLNSDLTRPAEPQEWHTIARRDQVPAGTSSNAGPGEIEAPFILRKGDYYYLFASWGLCCKGADSTYHLVVGRSKQVTGPYVDRAGRDMNEGGGSLLITGNKNWVGLGHNSAYSWDGKEYLVLHAYETADKYLQKLKIMNITWDKEGWPMVDTKELDSYQSKRIK; from the coding sequence ATGGTAAACAGCCCCCTACCACACCGCTTTCAGCAGCTTTGTAGTCACCTGTTTGGCAAGCTTGCCCTCTTGCTGGGCAGCCTGCTCATCGCCAGCCAGAGTTATTCCAAGCAAGTGGATGTGCACGACCCGGTCATGGCGCGGGAAGGTAATACCTGGTACCTGTTTAGCACTGGCCCTGGCATCACTATTTACAGCTCCAGCGACAAGGTGAACTGGCGCTATTCCGATCGCGCGTTTGCCGCCGAACCGGACTGGGCAAAATCAGTCGCACCGGAATTTAACGGGCACCTGTGGGCGCCGGATATTATCCAGCACAATGGCTTGTTTTATTTGTATTACTCCGTGTCTGCCTTCGGCAAAAACACCTCCGCGATTGGTGTGACGGTGAATAAAACACTGAACCCGAAATCCCCCGACTATCGCTGGGAAGACAAAGGCATAGTGATTCAATCTGTGCCCAACCGCGACAACTGGAATGCCATTGACGCCGCCGTAATATTCGATGAGCAGGGTCAACCCTGGATGAGTTTTGGCTCCTTCTGGGGCGGTTTGAAAATAGTTAAATTAAACAGCGACTTGACCCGCCCTGCTGAACCGCAAGAGTGGCACACCATTGCGCGCCGCGATCAGGTACCGGCTGGCACGAGTAGCAACGCAGGTCCCGGCGAAATTGAAGCGCCATTTATTTTGCGCAAAGGTGATTACTACTACTTATTCGCTAGTTGGGGTCTGTGCTGCAAAGGCGCAGACTCTACTTATCATTTAGTGGTTGGACGTTCCAAACAAGTAACCGGCCCCTACGTTGATCGCGCTGGGAGAGACATGAATGAAGGTGGCGGCAGTTTATTAATCACTGGCAACAAAAACTGGGTTGGCCTCGGCCACAACAGCGCTTACTCCTGGGACGGCAAAGAGTATTTAGTACTGCACGCCTACGAAACGGCAGATAAGTATTTGCAGAAACTAAAAATAATGAACATCACTTGGGATAAAGAAGGCTGGCCAATGGTTGATACCAAAGAATTGGATAGCTATCAAAGCAAGCGCATCAAGTAA
- a CDS encoding family 43 glycosylhydrolase, giving the protein MTSIQFPPCCITALRAVFILFTSVLISACGESSSTKTAAVNASAGQESSSISNEALPAAFIPQRADPQIYRTDSGHYYFIATAPKFDRIQLRSASSLRGLASADEKTIWEKHESGPMSDSIWAPELHRFNNTWYIYFAAGEQGVGGSIRMYVLANEAADPMQGEWKELGRVSTARDSFSLDATVFEHKGQRYLVWAQSDPEGTMNSALYLATLDSPTQVGAVEVEITRPTLDWEIQGYKVNEGAAVIIRNGKIFISYSASATDHRYAVGLVWADVEADLLDKAAWHKSPEPIFFTNEALKRFGPGHNSFTLDDDGKTDVLVYHARDYAELQGTPLTDPNRHTYIRRLHWTSEGFPDFGQHRTDSE; this is encoded by the coding sequence ATGACCAGTATCCAATTTCCCCCATGTTGCATCACGGCACTGCGCGCGGTCTTTATTCTTTTTACCAGTGTGCTGATAAGCGCATGCGGTGAGTCGAGCTCAACGAAGACGGCGGCGGTAAATGCATCTGCCGGGCAGGAATCCAGTTCGATAAGTAACGAGGCATTACCGGCGGCATTTATCCCCCAGCGCGCTGATCCACAAATTTATCGTACCGATTCAGGTCATTATTATTTTATTGCTACCGCGCCCAAGTTTGATCGCATCCAATTGCGCAGTGCCAGTTCCTTGCGTGGCCTTGCCAGTGCAGATGAAAAAACGATTTGGGAGAAACACGAGTCAGGCCCCATGAGTGACAGTATTTGGGCGCCGGAATTACATCGTTTTAATAACACCTGGTACATCTATTTTGCGGCGGGTGAGCAAGGTGTGGGCGGCAGTATTCGCATGTATGTATTGGCCAATGAAGCGGCCGATCCTATGCAGGGTGAGTGGAAAGAGCTAGGTCGTGTAAGCACCGCGCGTGATTCCTTCTCACTGGATGCCACCGTGTTTGAGCACAAAGGGCAGCGCTATTTGGTGTGGGCACAAAGCGATCCTGAGGGCACTATGAACTCAGCACTTTATCTCGCCACATTGGATTCACCCACTCAGGTTGGTGCGGTGGAAGTGGAAATTACTCGCCCCACGCTGGACTGGGAAATTCAGGGTTACAAAGTGAATGAAGGTGCGGCGGTGATTATTCGCAACGGCAAGATTTTTATCAGCTACTCTGCCAGCGCTACCGACCATCGCTATGCTGTGGGCTTGGTGTGGGCCGATGTGGAGGCGGATTTGCTGGACAAAGCCGCTTGGCACAAATCCCCCGAACCGATTTTTTTCACCAATGAAGCATTGAAACGCTTTGGCCCCGGCCACAACAGTTTTACGCTGGATGATGATGGTAAAACCGATGTGCTGGTATATCATGCGCGCGATTATGCAGAGCTGCAGGGCACACCGCTGACAGACCCCAATCGCCACACCTATATTCG